Proteins encoded within one genomic window of Halobacteroides halobius DSM 5150:
- a CDS encoding HEAT repeat domain-containing protein yields MLLSLLFKKEEEEVEYDTLISKLRSNLKQGLSLVDQLEDIHIKQRLLLEGKKDLEKKIYLKVKKAIIEGDFFKQLLAKSINSECEVKKQAISILMEHKTPQTVDYLIPFLYDDNLEIKNLVIEELAKVNNTKAVTTLVNYLDYCNEVATQQTLRQAFYNLGSKCVPKLLELIDSETKHLNWIVKLLGEIGDEEIIDPLLELLEKHSKPEIRVGATKSLSQFLDYPRVFNSLLVALEDQDCHVRAQIVKLLSKIDNSEILSYIYYMLDDTSGIVRSNAARALLESGNEGIKYLILGAEKKESPEVLRCLKEVDTLKLIKIIKEDYQTDDFNENSAVLRVIDDSDDEKLTG; encoded by the coding sequence ATGTTGCTAAGTTTGTTATTTAAAAAAGAGGAAGAGGAAGTTGAGTATGATACTTTAATTTCTAAGTTAAGGAGTAATCTTAAACAAGGATTGTCATTAGTTGATCAGTTAGAGGATATTCATATAAAACAGAGGTTGCTTTTAGAAGGAAAGAAGGATTTAGAAAAGAAAATTTATTTAAAGGTAAAAAAAGCAATAATAGAAGGGGATTTTTTTAAACAGCTGTTAGCTAAATCTATCAATTCAGAATGCGAAGTTAAAAAACAGGCAATTTCAATTTTAATGGAGCATAAAACCCCTCAAACAGTTGATTATTTAATTCCTTTTTTATATGATGATAATCTTGAAATAAAGAATTTAGTGATTGAAGAATTAGCTAAGGTAAATAATACTAAAGCAGTTACAACTTTAGTAAATTATTTAGATTATTGTAATGAAGTAGCAACCCAACAAACTTTAAGACAAGCTTTTTATAATTTAGGTTCTAAATGTGTGCCTAAATTATTAGAGTTAATTGACTCTGAAACAAAACATTTAAATTGGATTGTTAAATTGTTAGGTGAGATTGGAGATGAAGAAATTATAGATCCCTTATTAGAGCTGTTAGAGAAACATTCTAAGCCTGAAATAAGGGTAGGGGCTACCAAAAGTTTATCTCAGTTTTTAGATTATCCTCGGGTGTTTAATAGTTTGTTAGTAGCACTTGAAGATCAAGATTGTCATGTTAGAGCTCAAATAGTTAAGTTATTAAGCAAGATAGATAATTCAGAAATTCTATCTTATATTTATTATATGCTTGATGATACTAGTGGAATTGTAAGAAGTAATGCTGCCAGAGCATTATTAGAGTCAGGAAATGAAGGGATTAAGTATCTTATCTTAGGTGCTGAGAAAAAAGAATCGCCAGAGGTTTTAAGGTGTTTAAAAGAGGTAGATACTTTAAAATTAATTAAGATAATAAAAGAAGATTATCAAACAGATGATTTTAATGAAAATTCTGCTGTGTTAAGAGTAATAGATGATTCAGATGATGAAAAATTAACAGGATAA
- a CDS encoding AzlD domain-containing protein, with translation MSYLILLIVAMGIVTYLPRMIPLALLKNIKLPPFLKRVLEFIPFAALSALIFPGILNSTNSQTSAIVGGLISVLLALFEVHLLLIVGGGILGVYLWQII, from the coding sequence ATGAGTTATCTAATATTATTGATAGTTGCCATGGGCATTGTTACCTATTTACCTAGAATGATACCCTTAGCCCTACTTAAAAATATTAAATTACCACCTTTTTTAAAGCGGGTCCTAGAATTCATCCCTTTCGCTGCTTTGAGTGCTCTAATCTTTCCAGGTATTTTAAACTCCACTAATAGTCAGACATCTGCAATTGTAGGAGGACTTATTTCTGTCCTATTGGCACTATTTGAAGTTCACTTATTACTAATAGTAGGTGGAGGAATCCTCGGGGTCTATTTGTGGCAGATAATTTAA
- a CDS encoding AzlC family ABC transporter permease: protein MKNENSFTKEITYAEDTNLSFSSGLKKGIPIALGYIPIAIAFGLVSKSAGIPNSISILMSLLVFAGASQFIAVNLLALQTGYWEIVMTTFIINLRHFLMSASISQKINKEVSQKWRAILAFGITDETFSVASLRPEKELTAKFLLGLNLISYSAWVLGTAIGVFLGASLPEVVQNSMGIALYVMFIGLLIPSLKKSKVIFGIFIIAIIINSSLYWIPLFSNISTGWSIIITTLSTAMIGAIIFPTGVDRE from the coding sequence ATGAAGAATGAAAATTCTTTTACAAAAGAAATAACCTATGCAGAAGACACTAATTTATCCTTTAGCTCAGGACTTAAAAAAGGAATTCCTATTGCCCTTGGCTATATTCCAATAGCAATAGCCTTTGGCTTAGTTTCTAAGTCAGCCGGAATACCTAACTCGATTAGTATCTTAATGTCTTTGCTGGTCTTTGCTGGAGCCAGCCAATTTATAGCAGTCAATTTATTAGCCTTACAGACTGGTTATTGGGAGATTGTAATGACTACTTTTATTATCAATTTAAGACATTTTTTAATGTCAGCTTCCATTTCTCAGAAGATTAATAAAGAAGTATCACAAAAATGGCGAGCTATATTGGCTTTTGGAATTACTGATGAAACTTTTTCGGTAGCATCCTTGCGACCTGAAAAAGAATTAACAGCAAAATTTTTATTAGGACTAAATTTAATTAGCTATAGTGCTTGGGTCTTAGGAACTGCAATTGGCGTCTTTTTAGGGGCAAGTTTACCAGAGGTAGTTCAAAATAGTATGGGTATTGCCCTTTATGTAATGTTTATTGGGCTACTTATTCCTAGTCTAAAAAAATCTAAAGTAATATTTGGAATTTTTATAATCGCTATTATAATTAATTCTAGCTTATATTGGATACCTTTGTTTAGTAACATATCCACTGGTTGGTCAATTATAATTACAACCTTATCTACAGCAATGATTGGAGCAATTATCTTTCCTACAGGAGTTGATAGAGAATGA
- a CDS encoding LL-diaminopimelate aminotransferase — translation MSQENYIQNLFAERIGGKEFGKDNDIYKFEKIKRAKRQAKKENPDVELIDMGVGEPDWMADDKVVEILYQEAQKPENRFYADNGIQQFKDAAVNYMEEVFGVTGLDNETEVNHSIGSKPALAMLPSAFINPGDITIMTTPGYPVLGTHTKWYQGEVVELPLLKENNFLPNLNDLTTEQKERAKLLYLNYPNNPTGASATREFFEEVIEFAKENNIVVIHDAAYAGLVFDDNEPLSFLSIPGAKEVGIEIQSLSKSFNMTGWRLAFVAGNEKVVKAFATVKDNNDSGQFRAIQKAGVYALEHPEITEKTAQKYSRRHEMLADGLQELGFDAQKPKGSFYLYVEIPKGTKGGKKFATAEDFSQFLIKEKLISTVPWDDAGNFVRFSVTFEAEDKAEEKRVLAEIKDRLSDIEFVF, via the coding sequence ATGTCACAAGAAAACTATATTCAAAATTTATTTGCAGAACGAATCGGAGGAAAAGAATTCGGAAAAGACAATGATATTTATAAGTTTGAGAAAATTAAGAGGGCCAAAAGACAAGCAAAGAAAGAAAATCCTGATGTGGAATTAATTGATATGGGGGTTGGAGAACCTGATTGGATGGCTGATGATAAAGTAGTAGAGATCTTATATCAAGAAGCCCAAAAGCCCGAAAATAGGTTCTATGCTGATAATGGCATCCAGCAGTTTAAAGATGCTGCAGTTAATTATATGGAGGAAGTATTTGGAGTTACTGGATTAGATAATGAAACAGAAGTAAATCATTCAATTGGTTCAAAACCAGCTTTAGCTATGCTTCCTAGTGCTTTTATTAATCCAGGAGATATTACAATTATGACTACTCCAGGTTATCCAGTTTTAGGAACTCATACCAAATGGTATCAAGGAGAAGTAGTTGAGCTACCGTTATTAAAAGAAAATAATTTCCTTCCTAACTTAAATGACTTAACTACAGAACAAAAAGAAAGAGCTAAGTTACTTTATTTAAATTATCCTAATAATCCTACTGGTGCATCTGCAACTCGGGAATTCTTTGAAGAAGTGATCGAATTTGCTAAAGAAAATAATATTGTAGTTATTCATGATGCTGCATATGCTGGTTTAGTATTTGATGATAATGAACCACTAAGTTTCTTATCAATTCCAGGAGCTAAAGAAGTAGGAATTGAGATTCAATCTTTATCTAAATCATTTAATATGACTGGTTGGAGATTAGCCTTTGTAGCAGGTAATGAAAAAGTAGTTAAAGCTTTTGCTACTGTTAAAGATAATAATGATTCAGGTCAGTTTAGAGCTATTCAAAAAGCAGGAGTCTATGCTTTAGAACATCCAGAAATAACAGAAAAAACGGCCCAAAAATATTCTAGACGCCATGAAATGTTAGCTGATGGCCTACAAGAACTCGGATTTGATGCTCAAAAACCTAAAGGTTCTTTCTATTTATATGTTGAAATCCCTAAAGGAACTAAAGGTGGTAAGAAGTTTGCAACTGCTGAAGATTTCTCTCAATTCTTAATTAAAGAAAAATTAATTTCAACAGTACCTTGGGATGATGCCGGAAACTTTGTTCGTTTCTCAGTTACTTTTGAAGCTGAAGATAAAGCTGAAGAAAAGAGAGTTCTTGCAGAAATCAAAGATAGATTATCTGATATAGAATTTGTATTTTAA
- a CDS encoding DUF4912 domain-containing protein: MSEVQEISINQLQQQGEVNSSGGQSSQTVQKKQQEEKKLTKDITSIYQLPNDYQDNKLVLQVKNPQTAYLYWNYNQDQLEHIAKQAGYQNLSQVPFTLKLIELDTANNYHVTVDLKAKQWYLNDLNPGHTYQVKLGLLDRQGNFYTVMTSNRLLQPRNTISNILDKRWMTVEEEVKQIYWLSGVYSTEDYSSSKVANKLKEVDILALSEAELEKNYSSFELY, from the coding sequence ATGTCAGAAGTACAAGAAATTAGTATTAATCAATTACAGCAACAAGGAGAGGTAAATAGTAGTGGAGGACAGAGTAGTCAAACTGTTCAAAAGAAACAACAAGAAGAGAAAAAATTAACAAAAGATATTACTAGTATTTATCAGTTGCCTAATGATTATCAGGATAATAAATTAGTACTGCAGGTTAAAAATCCTCAAACAGCTTATTTATATTGGAATTATAATCAAGACCAACTAGAGCATATAGCTAAACAGGCTGGATATCAAAACTTATCTCAGGTACCATTTACTTTAAAGTTAATTGAGTTAGATACAGCTAATAACTACCATGTTACAGTCGATTTAAAAGCTAAACAATGGTATTTAAATGATTTAAATCCTGGTCATACTTATCAAGTTAAATTAGGCTTATTAGATCGACAGGGTAATTTTTATACAGTCATGACATCTAATAGACTCTTACAACCTCGTAATACCATCAGCAATATTTTAGATAAAAGATGGATGACTGTAGAAGAAGAAGTAAAACAGATTTATTGGTTATCTGGTGTTTATAGTACTGAAGACTATAGTTCATCAAAGGTAGCTAATAAACTGAAAGAAGTTGATATTTTAGCATTATCTGAAGCTGAGTTAGAAAAGAATTATAGTTCATTTGAATTATACTAA
- a CDS encoding dicarboxylate/amino acid:cation symporter → MKLIKRWFDLELHTKILIGLILGIILGFILGPTAKALKPFGSLFIRLIRMVIIPLVFSSLVVGAASIGDPKSLGRIGGKTIAFYLVTTAFAVIIGLLMGNILQPGVNLNMDVGQVTMQAKEPPALSETLLNIVPKNPIMALQQGNMLQIIVFSLVLGVTLTLIGDKGKPVLEFFDSLAETMYKMTAMVMELAPYGVLALIASVVGSFGLSVLLPLIKVIIAVYIGCLIHWLITYGGAIKFFSQLKITEFFKGISSAQIFAFSTCSSSGTLPVTTKCCRENLGASDKITSFVLPLGATVNMDGTALYQGVCALFVAQVYGLDLSIAQQLVVVLTATLASIGTAGVPSAGLIMLTLTLKSVGLPLEGVALIAGIDRILDMARTVTNITGDSAATVIVGSSEDEIDLEVANNKVVNT, encoded by the coding sequence ATGAAATTGATTAAAAGATGGTTTGATTTAGAACTTCATACTAAAATTTTAATTGGGTTAATTTTAGGTATTATACTAGGTTTTATTTTAGGGCCAACGGCTAAAGCACTTAAACCTTTTGGTAGTCTATTTATTAGACTAATTAGAATGGTAATTATTCCTTTAGTCTTTTCTTCTCTAGTGGTTGGAGCTGCTAGTATAGGAGACCCTAAAAGTCTGGGGCGGATTGGTGGAAAAACAATAGCTTTTTATTTAGTTACTACTGCTTTTGCAGTAATAATCGGGTTATTAATGGGAAATATTCTACAGCCAGGTGTAAATTTAAATATGGATGTAGGTCAAGTAACAATGCAAGCTAAAGAACCGCCTGCTTTAAGTGAAACTTTATTAAATATTGTTCCTAAAAATCCTATTATGGCTTTACAACAAGGAAATATGTTACAAATTATTGTTTTTTCTTTAGTATTAGGGGTTACTCTTACTTTAATTGGAGATAAAGGTAAACCAGTATTAGAATTTTTTGATTCTTTAGCAGAAACTATGTATAAAATGACAGCAATGGTAATGGAACTTGCTCCTTATGGTGTATTAGCTTTAATTGCTTCGGTAGTTGGATCTTTTGGGTTATCTGTTTTACTGCCCTTAATAAAGGTTATAATAGCTGTTTATATCGGATGTTTAATCCACTGGTTGATTACTTATGGTGGAGCAATTAAATTTTTCTCTCAACTAAAAATAACAGAGTTTTTCAAAGGAATTTCTAGTGCTCAAATTTTTGCTTTTAGTACTTGTAGTAGTTCAGGAACTTTACCAGTTACAACTAAGTGTTGTCGAGAAAATTTGGGAGCATCTGATAAAATTACTAGTTTTGTTTTACCATTAGGTGCTACAGTTAATATGGATGGAACTGCTTTATACCAAGGGGTTTGTGCCTTGTTTGTAGCTCAAGTATATGGTTTAGACCTTAGTATAGCCCAGCAATTGGTGGTTGTTTTAACAGCTACTTTAGCTTCTATTGGTACAGCAGGGGTTCCTTCAGCAGGATTAATCATGTTAACTTTAACTTTAAAGAGTGTGGGATTACCTTTAGAAGGAGTGGCCTTAATTGCAGGCATTGATCGGATTTTGGATATGGCCAGAACTGTAACTAATATTACAGGAGATAGTGCTGCTACTGTAATTGTAGGTTCTTCTGAAGATGAAATTGATTTAGAAGTTGCTAATAATAAGGTGGTTAATACCTAA
- the glgA gene encoding glycogen synthase GlgA, with protein MKKNKLKILFVSSEVVPFAKTGGLADVAGSLPQEISRMGHDIRVVMPEYSQIADEYLNQLEHKLHFRTKVGWRDDYVGVNSLENNGVTTYFIDNKNYFDSPTMYEGKDKHIRFSFFCRAVLEMLPKIDFQPDIIHCNDWQTGPLSMMLKENYKIYDFYKDIKTVYTIHNLRYQGIFDKSILEDTLSLHSNHWYSGAIRHDGCINYMKMGINMSDVINTVSKTYAQEIKSPYFGEGLDYTMRMNDDDLYGIVNGIDYDDYNPATDEHIYANYNVNDLTGKRKNKLKLQEQMGLPQCDDIPIIGVVSRLVDQKGLDLISCVIDELLQEDIQFVLLGTGADKYEQRFREIGQLYPNKMAANIKYDAALARKIYAGSDMFLMPSEFEPCGLGQLISLRYGTIPVVRETGGLNDTVQSYNGVTGAGNGFSFTNYNAHDMLYTIQRAIYFYHNQPDVWAKLVKKAMKGDYSWKNSALEYLNLYRKLEAGDKKEVDSFSDREEVDLRV; from the coding sequence ATGAAAAAAAATAAGTTAAAGATTTTATTTGTATCATCTGAAGTAGTTCCTTTTGCTAAAACTGGAGGATTAGCTGATGTTGCAGGTTCTTTACCACAAGAAATTAGTCGTATGGGACATGATATTCGAGTAGTAATGCCTGAATATAGTCAAATTGCTGATGAATATTTAAATCAACTAGAACATAAGCTTCATTTTAGAACTAAGGTTGGTTGGCGAGATGATTATGTTGGAGTTAATAGTTTAGAGAATAATGGAGTAACGACTTATTTTATTGATAATAAAAATTACTTTGATTCTCCAACAATGTATGAAGGTAAAGATAAGCATATCAGATTTTCTTTCTTTTGCCGAGCTGTATTGGAGATGTTGCCTAAGATTGATTTTCAACCGGATATTATTCACTGCAATGATTGGCAGACTGGCCCATTAAGTATGATGTTAAAAGAGAATTATAAAATCTATGATTTCTATAAGGATATTAAAACAGTATATACTATACATAACTTACGCTACCAAGGAATATTTGATAAAAGTATTTTAGAAGATACGTTATCTTTACACTCTAATCATTGGTATTCTGGTGCTATAAGACATGATGGTTGCATCAATTATATGAAGATGGGCATTAATATGTCAGATGTTATTAATACAGTTAGTAAGACCTATGCCCAAGAGATTAAAAGTCCTTATTTTGGAGAAGGACTGGATTATACTATGAGAATGAATGATGATGATTTGTATGGGATAGTTAATGGAATTGATTATGATGATTATAATCCGGCTACTGATGAGCATATTTATGCTAATTATAATGTAAATGATTTAACAGGAAAAAGAAAGAATAAACTAAAGTTACAAGAGCAAATGGGTTTACCACAATGTGATGATATACCAATAATTGGTGTGGTATCTAGATTGGTTGATCAAAAAGGATTAGATTTAATTTCTTGTGTAATTGATGAATTATTACAAGAAGATATACAATTCGTATTATTAGGAACTGGGGCAGATAAATATGAACAAAGGTTTAGAGAAATAGGTCAACTTTACCCTAATAAGATGGCAGCTAATATTAAATATGATGCTGCGTTAGCTCGTAAAATTTATGCGGGGAGTGATATGTTCTTGATGCCCTCTGAGTTTGAACCATGTGGCCTAGGTCAATTAATTAGTTTAAGATATGGAACTATTCCAGTAGTTAGAGAAACGGGTGGGTTAAATGATACTGTCCAGTCTTATAATGGAGTAACTGGGGCAGGAAATGGCTTTAGTTTCACTAATTATAATGCCCATGATATGTTATATACTATCCAAAGAGCAATTTATTTTTATCATAATCAACCTGATGTATGGGCCAAATTAGTTAAAAAGGCTATGAAAGGAGATTATAGTTGGAAAAACTCCGCTTTAGAATATCTTAATTTATATCGAAAGTTAGAAGCTGGTGATAAGAAAGAAGTAGATTCTTTTTCTGACAGAGAAGAAGTAGACTTAAGAGTATAA